In Phacochoerus africanus isolate WHEZ1 chromosome 1, ROS_Pafr_v1, whole genome shotgun sequence, the following are encoded in one genomic region:
- the LOC125138096 gene encoding uncharacterized protein LOC125138096 yields MLELWLSGKQWPLGLPRLREPLPGCAAPSRIRESNLSRRSWRSGGAAAAADSARLGARGRQASAAPIGCGARGAAVLIIIFQPRLCGAPLTAPRAGGRRLGLPRLLARGSGRSPPTLGLLGLSGFRPPSRPPSAPPLLLPGRAACALASCRAAPPPCAPGSPQSGWLCCARGSLFRRRWRVAGSIMPESKYRILTNHFPSRHLL; encoded by the exons ATGCTGGAGCTGTGGCTAAGTGGGAAACAGTGGCCCCTTGGGTTGCCAAGGCTGAGAGAGCCGCTGCCCGGCTGCGCCGCGCCTTCACGGATCCGGGAGTCCAATTTAAGCCGGCGGAGTTGGCGGAGCGGAGGCGCAGCGGCGGCGGCTGACTCGGCGCGGCTCGG AGCGCGGGGACGTCAGGCGAGCGCCGCGCCCATTGGCTGCGGGGCGCGCGGCGCAGCTGTTCTGATTATCATATTTCAGCCTCGCCTCTGCGGTGCGCCACTGACCGCTCCGCGAGCCGGCGGGAGAAGATTAGGGCTCCCGAGGTTACTTGCTCGGGGCTCAGGCCGCTCTCCCCCGACGCTTGGGCTGCTCGGCCTATCTGGCTTTCGGCCTCCCTCTCGTCCTCCTTCTGCCCCTCCCTTGCTCCTTCCCGGCCGCGCCGCCTGCGCCCTCGCCTCCTGTCGCGCTGCTCCTCCGCCCTGCGCTCCTGGGTCCCCGCAGTCCGGCTGGCTGTGTTGCGCGCGGGGCTCACTTTTTCGCCGCCGGTGGCGAGTGGCTG gttctatAATGCCAGAAAGTAAATACAGGATTTTAACCAATCATTTTCCGTCACGCCACCTTTTATAA